The following are encoded in a window of Acropora muricata isolate sample 2 chromosome 6, ASM3666990v1, whole genome shotgun sequence genomic DNA:
- the LOC136920053 gene encoding carboxy-terminal kinesin 2-like, which translates to MDATPMQVRSPLSTQDQNIMTNTSAVKPGFISKLRPPSAIKRPRELTAITNTMPITIEPPPKLTRSSSQNSLKTAPPAKSTIAPRSSACSTNLRRQTSVNTLTKRAPVASSQSQAKSVTAITKRQTIASRLPSSLTKGPTTDSKAPSLKGAGGKKRAAWDYKGRLEDMEAFVKKSNSCMEGMTKTIGDNQDRICFLESLNRQLKGTVEHKDKQTQEAAEKIHDLQIKINNAEDEVRSLQLKHEFELEVEQRAKKSLQKEKESLESELGISKQEVLALKATVAKMTADSLGITTELQATKLSLEKTLNESQQKSENISQLEDSVRGLREHVANLDAKLRSEETIRRELHNTIQELKGNIRVFCRVRPMLSSEDCQQSCAFSFGQEKRDLVIESSSTNESACGTKKAPPRYEFAFDRVFTPAASQEDVFDEIAQLIQSALDGYNVCIFAYGQTGSGKTYTMEGNTSDHSTQGMIPRAMQQVFNTSLDLKEKGWQYSIEASFLEIYNETIRDLLGSGDANTKHEVKLSNPGNTGSAHEVMVTNVKTVVVTSETQVYSLLEKATQNRAVAATQCNERSSRSHSVFRLKLVGENHLTGEKCQGTLNLIDLAGSERLSQSCSTGERLRETKNINKSLSNLGNVIMALANKEQHIPYRNSKLTFLLQNSLGGNSKSLMFVNISPKEESLQETLCSLRFATKVNQCNIGTAQKKVIK; encoded by the exons ATGGATGCGACACCGATGCAAGTG CGCTCGCCGTTGTCAACACAAGACCAAAATATTATGACCAATACATCAGCCGTAAAGCCGGGATTTATCAGCAAGCTCAGACCACCATCGGCCATTAAGAGACCCCGTGAACTGACAGCGATAACTAATACTATGCCTATTACCATTGag CCTCCACCCAAATTGACAAGGTCATCCTCACAAAATTCTTTAAAGACAGCACCACCAGCCAAATCAACAATAGCACCCAGGTCCAGTGCCTGCTCCACAAATTTGAGGCGACAGACATCAGTGAACACATTGACAAAGAGAGCCCCTGTTGCATCAAGTCAATCTCAAGCAAAATCAGTCACAGCCATTACCAAGAGGCAAACAATAGCTTCCAGACTTCCCAGCAGTTTAACTAAAGGTCCAACAACAGATTCGAAGGCACCTTCATTGAAAGGAGCGGGTG GGAAGAAAAGAGCTGCTTGGGATTACAAGGGACGTTTGGAAGATATGGAGGCATTTGTGAAGAAGTCAAACTCTTGCATGGAGGGTATGACCAAGACTATTGGCGACAATCAGGACAGAATATGTTTTCTGGAATCACTGAACAGGCAACTGAAAGGAACGGTTGAGCATAAGGATAAACAGACTCAAGAG GCCGCAGAAAAGATACATGACCTCCAAATCAAAATCAATAACGCCGAAGATGAAGTTCGATCGCTACAATTAAAACACGAGTTTGAGTTGGAAGTCGAACAGAGAGCTAAGAAAAGCTTACAGAAAGAGAAGGAATCGCTGGAGAGCGAACTTGGCATATCCAAGCAAGAAGTACTGGCATTAAAAGCTACTGTAGCCAAAATGACAGCAGATTCCCTAGGAATAACTACAGAGCTACAAGCTACAAAG CTGTCGCTGGAAAAAACGCTAAACGAGAGCCAACAGAAAAGTGAAAATATTAGCCAACTTGAAGACAGTGTTCGCGGTCTTCGGGAACACGTGGCTAATCTTGACGCCAAACTCCGCTCAGAAGAAACCATCCGTCGTGAGTTGCACAATACAATTCAAGAACTGAAAGGCAACATCCGGGTGTTCTGTCGCGTACGACCTATGCTGAGCTCCGAAGACTGTCAACAGTCCTGCGCGTTTTCGTTTGGTCAGGAAAAGCGAGACCTGGTGATAGAATCGAGCTCCACAAATGAG AGTGCTTGCGGAACCAAAAAAGCCCCGCCCAGATATGAATTCGCTTTTGACCGTGTCTTTACCCCAGCGGCTTCCCAAGAAGATGTTTTCGACGAGATAGCGCAGCTGATTCAATCCGCTTTAGACGGTTACAATGTCTGCATATTCGCTTACGGTCAGACTGGTTCAGGAAAAACGTACACAATGGAAGGGAATACTTCTGACCATAGCACTCAAGGAATGATTCCTAGAGCCATGCAACAGGTGTTCAACACGTCTCTGGACCTCAAGGAAAAGGGCTGGCAG TACTCAATTGAAGCAAGCTTCTTGGAAATTTACAACGAGACAATCAGGGACCTGCTGGGTTCTGGGGACGCCAATACGAAGCACGAAGTCAAACTCAGTAACCCTGGCAACACTGGAAGTGCACATGAGGTTATGGTCACGAATGTGAAGACTGTCGTCGTGACGTCAGAAACACAA GTGTATAGCCTGCTGGAAAAAGCGACACAGAACAGGGCTGTGGCGGCAACTCAGTGCAATGAGCGATCTTCGCGAAGTCACAGTGTTTTTCGGCTCAAACTTGTGGGTGAAAACCACCTTACAGGCGAAAAATGTCAAG GAACTCTTAACCTCATTGATTTGGCGGGATCAGAGCGTTTGAGTCAATCGTGTTCTACTGGAGAAAGACTACGAGAGacaaaaaacatcaacaagAGCTTAAGTAACTTGGGAAATGTCATCATGGCTTTGGCAAACAAGGAACAGCACATTCCGTACAGAAATTCTAAACTAACTTTTCTGTTACAAAACTCTCTTGGTGGCAACAGCAAGAG TTTGATGTTTGTAAACATTTCACCAAAGGAAGAATCTCTCCAAGAAACGCTTTGTTCACTTCGATTTGCCACCAAG GTTAATCAATGTAACATTGGCACAGCACAGAAAAAAGTTATCAAGTAG
- the LOC136920058 gene encoding uncharacterized protein isoform X1 has product MDGIVERCGPIFAIFLLFVHSVELSAQSNCTESHLSLCQDQFNDHENTLPICPEVLKLRRCLAMCASLEKWPSLGVKIKYELAVKKLRSYSDCFPNNKDGKKCNEELISNCYQQYNGTATPICPEVKKLRICISELVGCHAMKHPKFVHLSDVLEKHRRCFFVNYSRILEVLKTKDRRFNRNCTEALLNNCQEQFNKSPVQICGKAPRLRACLEPCRVVKSWPSWVARVTYESLVKKIQDCDEERVFCGVSSQGASPSSSAVSTKELTSESKLEQNTGSLPYTFVVVATVCTCLFLVVLVVFSIVRHTTLSKRQRHTAIERAPMRIRIRPQTSRDRTRRHRHHRSHRGRSTGQGGAARQTVSGFFEGNVAPPPYSAVLDDNESVRAGDAPPPYRPPSCVGIGVIV; this is encoded by the exons ATGGATGGTATCGTAGAAAGATGTGGTCCTATTTTTGcgattttcttgttgtttgttCATTCTGTAG AACTGAGTGCCCAGAGCAACTGTACTGAAAGTCATTTGTCTCTATGTCAAGACCAGTTCAATGATCACGAGAATACTTTACCCATATGCCCTGAAGTTCTAAAATTAAGAAGATGTCTGGCGATGTGTGCAAGCCTGGAAAAATGGCCAAGCTTGGGTGTGAAGATCAAATATGAATTAGCTGTGAAGAAATTGAGGAGTTATTCTGACTGCTTTCCAAACAACAAgg ATGGTAAAAAATGCAACGAGGAGCTCATCAGTAACTGCTACCAGCAGTACAATGGCACTGCGACACCAATTTGTCCTGAAGTGAAAAAGCTGCGAATTTGCATCAGCGAACTTGTTGGCTGTCATGCCATGAAACATCCAAAGTTTGTACACTTGAGTGATGTTCTGGAAAAGCACAGGAGATGTTTTTTCGTAAACTACAGCAGAATATTGGAGGTTCTCAAAACAAAAG aTCGCCGTTTTAACAGAAACTGCACAGAGGCACTTTTGAACAATTGCCAAGAACAGTTTAACAAGAGTCCTGTACAAATCTGTGGCAAAGCTCCAAGATTAAGAGCCTGTCTTGAACCATGCAGGGTTGTTAAGTCATGGCCAAGCTGGGTTGCAAGAGTAACATATGAATCCCTTGTCAAAAAAATACAGGATTGTGATGAAGAAAGAGTCTTTTGTGGTGTATCCTCTCAAG GAGCATCGCCTTCGTCTTCAGCAGTGAGCACAAAGGAGTTGACTTCGGAAAGCAAACTTGAACAAAACACAGGATCACTTCCATACACATTTGTAGTCGTGGCAACGGTTTGCACGTGCCTGTTCTTAGTCGTTCTGGTAGTTTTCAGCATTGTGCGGCATACAACGCTCTCCAAGAGGCAGCGACATACTGCAATTGAAAGAGCTCCCATGAGAATACGAATTCGGCCACAAACTTCCAGAGACAGAACGCGGCGTCATCGGCACCATCGTAGTCATCGAGGGCGTTCAACAGGCCAGGGCGGCGCCGCGCGGCAGACTGTGTCGGGTTTTTTCGAGGGCAATGTTGCTCCGCCACCTTATAGCGCGGTATTGGACGATAACGAAAGCGTACGGGCGGGGGACGCCCCACCGCCATATCGACCCCCGTCGTGCGTGGGTATTGGTGTTATTGTATAG
- the LOC136920058 gene encoding uncharacterized protein isoform X2: protein MGFQLSAQSNCTESHLSLCQDQFNDHENTLPICPEVLKLRRCLAMCASLEKWPSLGVKIKYELAVKKLRSYSDCFPNNKDGKKCNEELISNCYQQYNGTATPICPEVKKLRICISELVGCHAMKHPKFVHLSDVLEKHRRCFFVNYSRILEVLKTKDRRFNRNCTEALLNNCQEQFNKSPVQICGKAPRLRACLEPCRVVKSWPSWVARVTYESLVKKIQDCDEERVFCGVSSQGASPSSSAVSTKELTSESKLEQNTGSLPYTFVVVATVCTCLFLVVLVVFSIVRHTTLSKRQRHTAIERAPMRIRIRPQTSRDRTRRHRHHRSHRGRSTGQGGAARQTVSGFFEGNVAPPPYSAVLDDNESVRAGDAPPPYRPPSCVGIGVIV from the exons ATGGGTTTTC AACTGAGTGCCCAGAGCAACTGTACTGAAAGTCATTTGTCTCTATGTCAAGACCAGTTCAATGATCACGAGAATACTTTACCCATATGCCCTGAAGTTCTAAAATTAAGAAGATGTCTGGCGATGTGTGCAAGCCTGGAAAAATGGCCAAGCTTGGGTGTGAAGATCAAATATGAATTAGCTGTGAAGAAATTGAGGAGTTATTCTGACTGCTTTCCAAACAACAAgg ATGGTAAAAAATGCAACGAGGAGCTCATCAGTAACTGCTACCAGCAGTACAATGGCACTGCGACACCAATTTGTCCTGAAGTGAAAAAGCTGCGAATTTGCATCAGCGAACTTGTTGGCTGTCATGCCATGAAACATCCAAAGTTTGTACACTTGAGTGATGTTCTGGAAAAGCACAGGAGATGTTTTTTCGTAAACTACAGCAGAATATTGGAGGTTCTCAAAACAAAAG aTCGCCGTTTTAACAGAAACTGCACAGAGGCACTTTTGAACAATTGCCAAGAACAGTTTAACAAGAGTCCTGTACAAATCTGTGGCAAAGCTCCAAGATTAAGAGCCTGTCTTGAACCATGCAGGGTTGTTAAGTCATGGCCAAGCTGGGTTGCAAGAGTAACATATGAATCCCTTGTCAAAAAAATACAGGATTGTGATGAAGAAAGAGTCTTTTGTGGTGTATCCTCTCAAG GAGCATCGCCTTCGTCTTCAGCAGTGAGCACAAAGGAGTTGACTTCGGAAAGCAAACTTGAACAAAACACAGGATCACTTCCATACACATTTGTAGTCGTGGCAACGGTTTGCACGTGCCTGTTCTTAGTCGTTCTGGTAGTTTTCAGCATTGTGCGGCATACAACGCTCTCCAAGAGGCAGCGACATACTGCAATTGAAAGAGCTCCCATGAGAATACGAATTCGGCCACAAACTTCCAGAGACAGAACGCGGCGTCATCGGCACCATCGTAGTCATCGAGGGCGTTCAACAGGCCAGGGCGGCGCCGCGCGGCAGACTGTGTCGGGTTTTTTCGAGGGCAATGTTGCTCCGCCACCTTATAGCGCGGTATTGGACGATAACGAAAGCGTACGGGCGGGGGACGCCCCACCGCCATATCGACCCCCGTCGTGCGTGGGTATTGGTGTTATTGTATAG
- the LOC136920058 gene encoding uncharacterized protein isoform X3, protein MCASLEKWPSLGVKIKYELAVKKLRSYSDCFPNNKDGKKCNEELISNCYQQYNGTATPICPEVKKLRICISELVGCHAMKHPKFVHLSDVLEKHRRCFFVNYSRILEVLKTKDRRFNRNCTEALLNNCQEQFNKSPVQICGKAPRLRACLEPCRVVKSWPSWVARVTYESLVKKIQDCDEERVFCGVSSQGASPSSSAVSTKELTSESKLEQNTGSLPYTFVVVATVCTCLFLVVLVVFSIVRHTTLSKRQRHTAIERAPMRIRIRPQTSRDRTRRHRHHRSHRGRSTGQGGAARQTVSGFFEGNVAPPPYSAVLDDNESVRAGDAPPPYRPPSCVGIGVIV, encoded by the exons ATGTGTGCAAGCCTGGAAAAATGGCCAAGCTTGGGTGTGAAGATCAAATATGAATTAGCTGTGAAGAAATTGAGGAGTTATTCTGACTGCTTTCCAAACAACAAgg ATGGTAAAAAATGCAACGAGGAGCTCATCAGTAACTGCTACCAGCAGTACAATGGCACTGCGACACCAATTTGTCCTGAAGTGAAAAAGCTGCGAATTTGCATCAGCGAACTTGTTGGCTGTCATGCCATGAAACATCCAAAGTTTGTACACTTGAGTGATGTTCTGGAAAAGCACAGGAGATGTTTTTTCGTAAACTACAGCAGAATATTGGAGGTTCTCAAAACAAAAG aTCGCCGTTTTAACAGAAACTGCACAGAGGCACTTTTGAACAATTGCCAAGAACAGTTTAACAAGAGTCCTGTACAAATCTGTGGCAAAGCTCCAAGATTAAGAGCCTGTCTTGAACCATGCAGGGTTGTTAAGTCATGGCCAAGCTGGGTTGCAAGAGTAACATATGAATCCCTTGTCAAAAAAATACAGGATTGTGATGAAGAAAGAGTCTTTTGTGGTGTATCCTCTCAAG GAGCATCGCCTTCGTCTTCAGCAGTGAGCACAAAGGAGTTGACTTCGGAAAGCAAACTTGAACAAAACACAGGATCACTTCCATACACATTTGTAGTCGTGGCAACGGTTTGCACGTGCCTGTTCTTAGTCGTTCTGGTAGTTTTCAGCATTGTGCGGCATACAACGCTCTCCAAGAGGCAGCGACATACTGCAATTGAAAGAGCTCCCATGAGAATACGAATTCGGCCACAAACTTCCAGAGACAGAACGCGGCGTCATCGGCACCATCGTAGTCATCGAGGGCGTTCAACAGGCCAGGGCGGCGCCGCGCGGCAGACTGTGTCGGGTTTTTTCGAGGGCAATGTTGCTCCGCCACCTTATAGCGCGGTATTGGACGATAACGAAAGCGTACGGGCGGGGGACGCCCCACCGCCATATCGACCCCCGTCGTGCGTGGGTATTGGTGTTATTGTATAG